The following coding sequences lie in one Miscanthus floridulus cultivar M001 chromosome 9, ASM1932011v1, whole genome shotgun sequence genomic window:
- the LOC136480018 gene encoding uncharacterized protein, translating to MVDLIINMKCLTKVLMDGGSGLNIMYAETLDAMGIDRLCVRPTGAPFHGIMLGEQAIPLGQIDLPITFGDLANYRMETLTFEVVAFHRTYHAILGRPCYTKFMAVPNYTYLKLKMSGPRGVITIGTTFQHTYECEVECYEHASAIIASEELTVIKEGTTEEAPDS from the coding sequence ATGGTTGACCTAATCATCAACatgaagtgcctcaccaaggtgctgatggatggaggcagcggcctcaacatcatgtacgccgagacacttgatgccatgggcatcgatcggTTGTGCGTCCGACCAACcggggcgcctttccatggcatcatgctggGGGAGCAAGCTATACCACTCGGGCAGATTGACCTACcaatcacctttggggatctagccaactataggatggagaccctcaccttcgaggtggttgcaTTCCATaggacctaccatgccatcctgggacgaccatgctacacgaagttcatggccgtccccaactacacctacctaaagctcaagatgtcaggcccgcgtggggtcatcaccatcggcaccaccTTCCAGCacacttacgagtgcgaggttgagtgctaCGAGCATGCCTCGGCAATCATCGCCTCTGAGGAGCTCACGGTCATTAAGGAAGGAACTACCGAGGAGGCACCCGACTCCTAG